One part of the Sciurus carolinensis chromosome 4, mSciCar1.2, whole genome shotgun sequence genome encodes these proteins:
- the Neurod4 gene encoding neurogenic differentiation factor 4, whose protein sequence is MAKTFVKSKEMGELVNTSSWMDKGLCSQNEMKEEERRSGTYGVLGSLTEEHDSIEEEEEEEEDGEKPKRRGPKKKKMTKARLERFRARRVKANARERTRMHGLNDALDNLRRVMPCYSKTQKLSKIETLRLARNYIWALSEVLETGQTPEGKGFVEMLCKGLSQPTSNLVAGCLQLGPQSVLLEKHEEKSPICDSTISIHNFNYQSPGLPSPPYGHMETHLLHLKPQIFKSLGESSFGNHPPDCSTPPYEGPLTPPLSISGNFSLKQDGSPDLEKSYSFMSHYPSASLGSGHVHSTPFQAGTSRYDIPIDMSYDSYPHHGMGTQLNTIFTD, encoded by the coding sequence ATGGCAAAAACTTTTGTGAAATCCAAGGAGATGGGGGAGCTGGTCAACACATCATCCTGGATGGACAAAGGTCTGTGTTCTCAAAATgagatgaaggaggaggagagaagatcgGGTACTTATGGTGTGCTTGGCAGCTTGACTGAAGAGCATGACAGtattgaagaagaagaagaggaggaagaagatgggGAGAAACCTAAGAGAAGAGGtcccaagaaaaagaagatgacCAAAGCTCGCCTTGAGAGATTCAGGGCTCGAAGGGTCAAGGCCAATGCTAGAGAACGGACCCGAATGCACGGTCTGAATGATGCCCTGGATAACCTTAGAAGAGTCATGCCATGTTACTCTAAAACTCAAAAGCTTTCCAAGATTGAGACTCTTAGATTGGCCAGGAACTATATTTGGGCTTTGTCTGAAGTCTTAGAGACTGGTCAGACACCTGAAGGAAAGGGCTTTGTGGAGATGCTCTGTAAAGGACTCTCTCAGCCCACAAGCAACCTGGTGGCTGGATGCCTTCAACTGGGCCCTCAGTCTGTCCTTCTGGAGAAGCATGAAGAGAAATCTCCTATTTGTGACTCTACCATCTCTATCCATAACTTCAACTACCAGTCTCCAgggctccccagccctccttatgGCCATATGGAAACACATCTTCTTCATCTCAAGCCTCAAATATTTAAGAGTTTGGGAGAATCGTCCTTTGGGAACCATCCGCCTGACTGCAGTACACCTCCTTATGAGGGCCCGCTCACTCCACCCCTGAGCATCAGTGGGAACTTTTCCTTGAAGCAAGATGGCTCTCCTGACCTGGAAAAGTCCTACAGCTTCATGTCACATTACCCCTCCGCCAGTCTCGGCTCGGGGCATGTGCATTCAACCCCCTTTCAGGCTGGTACTTCTCGCTATGACATTCCCATAGACATGTCCTATGATTCCTACCCCCACCATGGTATGGGGACCCAACTCAATACAATATTCACTGATTAG